ccaacataggttggcacactcggttcataagatccatgaatgctgccggtgcattcgtaagaccaaaaggcataaccacgaactcaaaatgcccataacgcgttcgaaaagccgttttctcaatgtcttcctcgcggacccgcatttggtgatagccggaccgtaggtcaatttttgagaaatacgttgcaccttgaagttgatcaaacaaatcgtcaatcctaggtaacggataacgattcttgatcgtcactttattcaactcgcggtaatcaatgcacatacgcatactaccatctttcttcttcacaaataacaccggagcaccccatggcgaagcactcggtcggataaaacccttctcaagcaactctttggtttgatttaacaactcttgaatttccgttggtgctaaacggtaaggagttttagcaatgggggtagcccccggaaccaactcaatgcgaaattcaacttgtctttccgccggaacacccggtaattcatccggaaaaacgtctttaaattcactaaccaccagaatttcatgaatgggtggtggctcattacgagtatcaacaacatgagcaaggaaagccatgccaccggtaacaacgagacgacgtgcccgtgcaaaagtgcatatcggcaccggtctccttcgcttatcaccatgaataaccaactctcccccacttggggtcttcacacgaataaacttatcatggcatgcaatatcggctctataacgatcgagccaatccataccaacgacaatatcaaagtcgcccaaggtcattggaataagatcgattttaaaggtttcggcaccaaaaacaacatcacaattttcacacacatcgaccactagcaccgtcttgccgttcgctattttgacttctaccgggcgacttaacttagctaacagtctatcaagtttaggcacaaatctaggagacacaaacgacaaatttgcaccgctatcaaaaagaatcctcgccggattagaattaaccatgaaagtacctgagacaacttcgttcgattgtttggcttcatcattagtcatcaagtagttgcgacccctagccgtacccgccgccttctctaaccgattcacattatcatttcgcaaatcgggacactccggcttcttatgcccctctttgccgcaattaaaacaagtgactttgtttccggaagatggtttcggacactcacgagccatatgacccggttgcccacaattgtagcacgtataagaaaacccgccggtagtgcccttctttgcactattgacactttcgtcccccctcttgctcttgctcttcttgcttgaggcgttagagtaactaaaaccttcaaattttcttttggaaaacatgaaatcactctttcttggaacctccggctcaaaaccccgagccaactcgaacaattcatcaaaagacttagccataccccgactaatcttccccttgtactcatcattcaaagtacggtagaaatccttcatgagcttatgatcatcaccaacatattccgggcaaaaacgagtctttgccaagaatgtagacttaagagtaactaagtccattgagccttgttgcaaatggtgcaactcgtcccggattctatcgagatcggaagaagttcggtattccttgaaaaactccttcttaaactcttcccacgtcaagcccatacattgttcctcaccatacaagttgattttatcatcccaccataacttagcctcttctcgtagcatgctagagccatacctcgccttcttctcgggaggacattccgaggtacggaaagctccctcgatgtcggagatctaacatgtactttttaaaggatctcgtaccccattaaacatcgggggttgagcgtccttgaaattcttgtagtggaagtcccgccttccttcacctccttcaccacgaggataaatgtttctagcatcaagggccccttcgatagtggccttcattcattcatttatcaaatcggtcacctgcccatcgaccgaatcttgaaagacctttcggacgtccgtaagaaaatccgcttttaactttttaaagacggtctcaaccttggccgaaaactcggcgtcctcgcttgtacttccgttatcatgatcgggaccgtttctcgtcttcattctataaaacgaaataggttaaaccacaaaaacgaaaggacaaattacatatgtatatacatatatgccacactactccatctcgctcaacaatcgtcgtacattgcttgtttaacatgatttgcacccgtaacaacggtagctactcgttgttacgcgagcactccacattcacttgctagtacaacgtccgtcttgcttgatgattgctaaacacaacacaaaacaattagcacaaggttaattctcataaaccaaagcactaacaattcccgattagacccaaagtcctacaagtcccgcataaggcgctcacacaataaagtctaagtctaggcacctatctcaagtcgcctaaatcccttagaccatgctctgataccactacccccaagctagcataacaaccgcatataaatataactcgaataatataatatgcttacaacacaaataaccatggttaaccaatagtacaagggaacggcgctcgcgaaaacgccatcggtgttcacaacatccgttagggcacttaacacctcgcaccactaacccctagggtgacaccttaacacctcggcacttcaccccgagttgcatcttaacacctcgatgcttcactcattaatttacggagtggtgtcttaacacctcgacactacactcctaggtggcatcttaacacctcgatgctacacccgagtggcatcttaacacctcgatgctacactcttcacgttaaacgcggtgtcttagcacctcgacactacacatttcacgctacaacaaatagatacattatatacctacacatataattattccactcacctcaaagtcttcgtgtaagttaaccgaacttgcaacgtcaatgtaacgtacctattacattttagcacataatcaattcacaactcaagtcggtcaagcaactcacttaacaatctagagtcttttgaccctaagtgcaatcccgacccattttgcacctttaaccctaataatgggttaacttcaccaaaaaccctaattctagccatttaaggtcttaacacgcatttaaacaccaagttgactcattttcgcgcatgcaagacaacctaggtcatcaaagacccatttgacccatttcaaggtcaacatacccatttaggtcacccacaacccaaatgactcccactaacactaactataggtgtactagtgatctattaggcctttaagacccatttacacatttcaacatttcaaaatcctaagttagtcaccatttgggtcttcatgacccaaacttacccaaaacccccaaatcactcatacatgggttttatgtacaacattaacccaaaccctaacccttaaacatatttactagagaaatcaattttagggcttaccaccacaatcaaaacgaagctaacgaggagatgaacaacttcaatgctcgagctagaacccgaaacaagcttcttcctctcctatttgagctttctcacacttaagagcactctctctctagaattaaagtagatgatgtttggtggttgtgaatggagtaatgagactcccaaaactgatctagggctttaaaattcgtccaagaagtgaaattaccaaaatacccatctaaaataattaatagcaaaaagacatgcctgccagccattctggacggcgtccaaaatgttggacgacatccaggtcttcaaactgggaaggcgtcccaaatgtttggacggcgtccaaacccaaaaaagaaaacaggatcttacattttgggactgagaatacatgcgcttttataaatattttacgaaatagacacaagtaatcgaaactacattctatggttggattatcgaatcgaatatgccccttttttagcttggtagcctaagaattagggaactggcccctaattgacgcgaatcctaaaggtagatctacgtgaactaacaacccccattctggaatttggaatgctttaatacttcgagtttatcatgtccgatgggtgtcccgaaatgatggggatattctatatgcatcttgttaatgtcggttaccatgtgttcaccatatgaatgatttttatctctatgcagtttgcaaaatgcttgatatgagatggatgtttatataaatgaaatcttgtggtctattaaaattatgaaaatgattgattacgataaactaatgaactcaccaaccttttggttgacactttaaagcatgtttattctcaggtattaaagaaatctttcgctgtgcattagctcattttaaggatattacccggtgtcattcatggcatatttcgaaagacgttgcattcgagtcattgagttcatcaagattattattaagtcaattatagttgaatgtattatgaaatggtatgcttgtcgtcaactttcgatgaaaagaaagtttgtcttttaaaaacgaatgcaatatttgtaaaatgtatcatatagaggtcaaatacctcgcgatgtaatcaactattgtgaattgtttataatgtatatgaacgggtcctttcactgccCCCATATAGTTTTGCCTATGCTCACCAATGTTCAAGAAACTGTACATTCTGATATTGAATGAAAACAATTGATTATTGCATTGTAATTGTATTCAATACAAACACTTACGATATTGATGTTTTCAATACTAATGATTTCAATactaatgttataaaatataaaaggttgtttcgttgtaattgtattataaatatgattggtatctatagtttcttttaatttaaaatcctataatgataatgtcattattagactaattcttttgttaagaaaaaatcaaaaagaaaaagaaaaaacctAAGCCCTtaagatgatgtcattaatctaattaatgactaattaaattaaatctacttatttatttatttcatatttttgGAGAAAAAAATTCATtctcattaattattaatatattatcaatcaaattcaaatatgagttttctttacgagattaattacgttatatatgtatgcgaaatatacctctcaataaaaggttctaatgtagacttttataacaagaaaaatagtaattgtgatgaaatttGAAAGATGATagtgagagaataaatgtagttcatttattccgaccaagttaagtacatcaatgtgtttTTAAAACAAtgagaagtttcttagtcggaatcaatcagtcgggtcattaaactaaatgactttagcgtttaaattcacttaatacttaaaatatatatcattaaactgtttcatttaaacaaacactattattaggctaatttctttgtaaaaaaaaattcaaaaagcaaaagaaaaaaatTTAGACATGATGAGTGATGTCATTAAACtcaataatttttaattaaaattaaatattattaattaattattattattattaaatcttattaataattattttaattattaaaattaaataattttgaattattttaattaattattttgaattgagtacgagaaagtataaaagttaggcagaaggaaacaaattctaaatttatattttaatttacacttttaaataaaatgacaacaaATATTatatcttatgattggatgtggattgtttaatatacattttaggtgtttgatgcaatgttcagctgacgagtttcttagttgaattatgtggttccacgagtcattaaactaaatgactttactatttacgttcacttaatacctaaaacatattgttaaactgtttcgtttaaataaattcgtggttccacgggtcatttcactagttaatatATTAACGTAATTGAAAATTAATTTATACGACTGTTATGCAAGACACGTGGTCATAAAAGTAGTAATCTATATAGAGATCAGAGAATAAAGTTAGAAATATATAGTTTAATCTTTCCATATACTCCCTGTTACTCACCCCTTCCCATAATAAATGTCATGTATTGACTTTTTAAAGTAAATTCTTTTCAACTTTGACCTCGAATATCTTTTTTATGTTATATAATAGTTGGTGATACTTATACTAATAAAATGTACGTTTAAAACTCAATTCactcatataattttcatcaaatattatattataaaaataaatatatttaaagtcaaagttgcgAAGTATTGACTTTGAAAAATCAAAACACGACACTGGAACAGAGCGAGTATTTTTTTACCACGGATTTATTACGGATcactaatataaaaataaataaatacggtatGTAATACAGTAATTTTTTTAAGTCAAAATAAAAACCATAAGCCTTATAATTTGTGCACGAAATAAAAACCCTAATTTCCGATTCCTCCTGTCCATCGTTCATCTTTTTCTACACAATTTTACATCACCGGCAGCTTCCCTTATGACGACGGCGGGCGACGGAAAGACTCCTTACGAAAGCGGCGGCGCTGGAGGTAAGATCCGTAAGAAACCGTTCCGGCGTAATATTCCGACGAAGCCGTATAATCGTCCCCCAACCGCGCTCAGAATCAATAACAACAATAGCCCTAGCTTTTTAACGAAGATTGTGGACCCTGCTTCTAGACTCCTTTACGCCGGAGCTCATAAACTATTCGGCGTTTTTCGCAAGCGTATTCCATCTCTATCCTTACAAGGACCACCAGGTtcaccattttctttcaattagtTTGATTTAGATACGAAGTTAGGGTTTTGTAATTGTTTTAGCTTATATAGTTGTTGGACTACGTTATGCATTACCTTGAATATGCCTTAATGTATATGAACGTTTTTGAATTGCAAGTAAATGTAAAATTTGACATCTTTTATCGATAATTTCATAAAATTAGCCTCTTTTGAGGAATACATGTATGATGTTATTAGATTACTCAACATATTTTGTGTTGGAGTCTTGGAGAAGAAAGTATGTGGAATCGTGAAAGCATTGTATATCTGTTTGAATCTGTAAGAATTCAAAAGTAATTGGTTTTAATTAATTTGATTAAAATTAAGCAAAATGACATTTACATATCAGAGATTAAAGTAGTAACCTGTTTATCTTCATATTCAAATTGGGGTTTATAAGCTCATTCCTGCATTGGCTGAAATTCTGTGTTGAAAATATTTGTTATTTCCTCACTAGTGTTTTTAGTAAAGATAGATGGTGTACTTGTGCTGCTTTGGACTTTAAGCTTTTGAGTGGTGCTACATTTAGTTTTTTTATATTATGAATTGTGCTAAACATTGTTATCTTTGATCATACAAGATCATCAAAATATGTGTATGTGCTTTCTTACTTGTAGAAATATCTTACAGATGAAATCATTTGAGATTACAGTATATGAATGGAGATAAAAATATGACACTATTTTGCGCAATATCTGAAATAGATAAGTTGTGTGTAGTTTCCATCAGAAATAAATGATTCTTGAAATTTATAATCAGTATATTACATATGTGTAGTATTCATTAGTCTGTACCATTAATCTTTATCTCTGTTTCAGGTTAGAAACTTTAGCATATTCATCTGTGTCAAACTACCATGACTTTAAGTCATTATATATATGGTAACAAGTGATCAGTTATGATGAAACCGTTTGGTGTAAATGTTATTGTTGCGTGAGCCTTTAGTTTATTTTCCTTAAAATCCGTTCTATCGTTTCACTTGAATATCTATTTTACGCTTTTCATTATTACATTCCCTTACAAGCTTCTATGTGACAGAGGTCCATGATGAACCCCAGAATATGCCTCAGGAGGCAGTGCAAAGTGGGACTTCTGCTGCCACTGGAATATCCGATCTCGAACAGTTGTTGCAGCAAAAGACTTTTTCTAGGTTGTTCTTTCTTATACTGTCCTTTGTTGTTTTGATTCGCACTTTAGCTGCTgacttttatttttagtttatatcACCTTTTTAGTATAAATGGTGCACTTGTTTTTCAATATCTGCAATTTGTTGTACCAACTTGcttttgagatgaaatgttgtgaACTGACTACTGTGGCTCATATTGTATACTGTTACAGGTCTGAAATCCAACGGTTGACAGCATTGTTGCATTCAAAAACCAGTGAGTTACCTTCAGATGGCGTTGAAAGAAATGGAGCAAAGCCTTTTAGTTCACCATCTTCTAATTTAAGGCTTGAAGCTTCAACGAGTGCTTCACTGAAAAAATATGGAGATGAGAGGGATAATTTTCATGATGCTATTTCAAGTCCCATTGTCAGCTCAAAAGTATGGACCATTTTCCTCCATATTCTTGTGTCTAGGTGTCTTTTGCTCTTCTATTTTTATTTCAGGTCCAAATTTTGACCCATTAACTTATAAATCTGTTAATTTGATGAAAAAATAGATGTCTTAAAGTAAATGGGTCAAATTGTGGCCGAACAGTTTGAAAGTTGTCCAATGGCTACTTTCATTAAAGCTCTGATAGATTATTTTTCAGCATATGCTGTTTTCTTAATCACAATCTGATTTGTCACACTTTGCCAAAATGGTGTGTGTTTGGTTTTGATATTACTCAAGCATTTATGGTTTATTCATGCACGATTCATATTATTATAGGTTTTTGAGGAGACTGCTACACCTGCTGAGCTGGCAAGGTCATACATGGGATCCAGACCTATTAAGGAAGCACCATTAGCACTGAGACAAGACTCAACGTTAGGCCTTCCAAAAACACCTAACACATCACTGGCTCGAATATCTGCAAACACATTTAGGGGTCCTGAAAATGGGTTTGTGACACCAAGATCTAGAGGCAGATCGGCTATGTACAGCATGGCACGCACATCATATGCCAGATCTCCATCATCTTCTACCCAAAAGGTCTGGCTCATTTACACGTCTTAATTGGACGTACTTTGCAATATTGCTGAATTAGAATTTATGTATCTTTACATTTCAGGCATCCGGGTCAAATCATGGTCGTGATACAGCATTGACACCTTATTCTGCTTTTGGGCATGAGAGGACAATGGTATTTTTTGAATATTTGTCTTAAATTTTATACATCATGGAATATGGCTTCTTTGTTTCTAATGTGTTATATGGGCTGGTCAGTGGAGTTGGGTGACATGTTGAATTTAGCTGGGTCAAATGGGTTGGATAGCTTGTGTGGAATCGCAAATGCACAAACACTTATCATTCATTCTAAGCATTATGAAAAGATTTAAGGTTGCATATATGAGTGGTAActgtattataatgataatgatattcatattaatacGATTTCACTAAATGAAGCTATTTAAATAGTTCtgtgcattaaacacttgttacacaTTCTACTTGAACCATTTAACCCGTTTCCCATttagtatattatatattattctaACTATTTTACCCGTTTAAAAAAATTCACTCAGACCAACCATTTTTTAGGGCAAAGTTTCTACCTTTGTTTATTTCTAACTGTAATTAAATGTTGTCTCAGGCTCTTAAACGTAGAAGTTCGGTACTAGATGATGATCTTGGAACTGGCGGCTCACTGCGCAGAACTCGACTTAAAGCTAATCTCATATCACAGAGAGATAAAAAAGAGCTTGGATACACTGCTAATCAACAACTAGACTCATCCAGTCAGAAGCTACTGTTAACGAATGGTTATGAAGGAAATGGTGACATCATGCATGACTCAGCCCCACGCTTAGGCTATGGTGTTGTTCCAACGAAGTCCTCTCAAACGGCCACAAGAATATTGCAGCACCTCGAAACACCTACCCCAAAAGAAAGGCATTCAGGATCAAGTAAATCAGCTACTAAACTGACATTAGATATGCTTCATGGGAAGGCTCTTAAAAGCTTAGAGAAAGTGGAGTCACCAAAATTACCTTCTTACCCTCATGATAGTCACGATGATAGACAGAAATCAGATGTTCAGTCCCGTCATGTGTTAGACAAGAGTCAACAGTTGTCCAGTAAAGGCAAAGAAAAGGTTGATGAAAATGGAACAACACAAGAGTTCCCGATTCCTCCTCGTAACAAGTTGACTTCAGTCAACGGTGATTCTCCATCTCCATATACGTTACAAGATAATGCTCCGCCAATTGTCAGAATTACCGATTTACCCCCGAAGCTTCCACTTGAACCACCTCAGACGAAATGTTCTTTTCAGATGAGTGCACCTGAGGATTCATATGAGATGGATGATGAAGTTTATGTTAATGGACACGTGTCCTCTTCATTGGTTGATCATAATAAACCCGAGACTTCTTCAACAGCAAACAAGCCTATTATTGAAATCCCGGTTGTTCAAGAAGGATCCAAAAGTTCTGCATTGGTCAAAAATGATACACCAGTGTTATCTGAGGTTGCTAAAAGTCCTTCGATGGTCGAAAATAATAAACCAGTAGTCCCTGAACTTGCTAAAATTCCAGAACAAACCAAGttgaaaaatgatgaagataatgaatctTCTCCAAAAACTGATGTTGGATTTAATCATGATTCTGCAAGTGAGCAAGGATTTGGGTTTAAGATGTCTACATCTTCTCCAATTACTACAACCGGACAAACGAGTTTGTTTTCACAATCAACGTTACAAAAGGAGACAGTGGCTTCAGTAAAGGATTCGAGTTTCTCTTCATCTAGTACAATCACTGAAAACTCATCTCCATTTGTGTTTTCTGTTAATGCGCCCACAGAATTTAAACCGAATTCTAATTCAGATACGAAAGCACTTGATTCGACCAGGTTTGAATACTTTCTGTTTACTTAATTATGTGTGATTAATTCTTAATGGGGAATTCTAGAGTTGGGACGATGTGTGTGGTGTTCTAGTGAGAAAGCCGGTATGCTATGTTGTAGTTACAATAACCGAGTCGGGCTGGGTTGACCTTAAATCACTTCTAGTGGAATTTTCTTATGTATACATTTACTTGCTATATATGGATTCTCACATCTCCTGTGTTTGCGCAGTGTGCTTACTTCAGTCCCAAAGAATGATCATGTAGAAGATTTATCCAAAAAGGATCAAAATGGGAATGATCAGAAACCAGCATTTATATTTGGGAATACGTCTTCAACTCCCGATTTTCCGGCACCTACTTCAACTGGTAGTTTTCTGTTTAGCTCCTCAACAAAGGACTCAAGTACTCCAAACGCAACACCTATTTCAAGCCCTCCTGCTTTTCCTTCATTCTCTCTTTCTCCACCGTCTAATGTTACCGCCACTTCCACCAGTACTCCGACAGTCACTTCCGCCAGTACTCCGGCAGTCGCTTCCGCCAGTACTCCGCCAGTTACTTTCACTAATACCACCAGCACAACTACCGGTGCCAGTAGTATCTTGTCTACATCTGTGCCTGCACCAGTTTTTGGGTTTGGGTCTATTACGGCACCATCGACAACTTCAGGGGCTGAAACAGCAAAGACCAATATTACAAACAACATGCCGAATTCTATCACGACAAGTTCCACTTTTTCTACATCTTTTGCCACAACTACAACCACCACTGGAACTAGCCTCTCTGGTTTCAGTTCTCCGGCACCCGCATCAACCGCCGCCAGTAATCAGTCACAGGGATCTTTCTTTAACCTCGCCAATGGATCTCagtcaaacacacatacacaaacatctACCCCCGTTACAAAGGCGGTGTCTTTTCAGTTTGGCTCTGGGTCTATTGTAACCCCATCTTCTACCTCAGGCAACACGACTCTTTTTGGTTCATCTGCTCCTGTGTTCGGTTCATCGTCTAGTTTCGGTGTGAGTTCTGTGGCTGCATCATCAGAAACCAAGTCTGTTAGTGGGTCCACTAATAGTCTATTTGGGTCTACTTGGCAGGTCCCACAGTCTTCTGGATTCGGGTCCACATTTAGTTCTTCTGCATCAACTCCAACGTTCTCTTTTGGTGCATCATCTACACCCGCAACTTCTGCTACTGCTTCACCTGTCGTATTTGCTTCAACAGGTGCTTCAAATGGATTTTTCGCGACAGTTGGTGCTACCAATTCATCTTTTACAACACCTTCCCAAAGTCAACCTATTTTTGGAAACTCAACTCCTGTTTTTGGTTCTGCAACTGTCTCTCCAAATAAAAATGATCAGATGAG
This genomic window from Rutidosis leptorrhynchoides isolate AG116_Rl617_1_P2 chromosome 2, CSIRO_AGI_Rlap_v1, whole genome shotgun sequence contains:
- the LOC139893722 gene encoding nuclear pore complex protein NUP1-like, whose translation is MTTAGDGKTPYESGGAGGKIRKKPFRRNIPTKPYNRPPTALRINNNNSPSFLTKIVDPASRLLYAGAHKLFGVFRKRIPSLSLQGPPEVHDEPQNMPQEAVQSGTSAATGISDLEQLLQQKTFSRSEIQRLTALLHSKTSELPSDGVERNGAKPFSSPSSNLRLEASTSASLKKYGDERDNFHDAISSPIVSSKVFEETATPAELARSYMGSRPIKEAPLALRQDSTLGLPKTPNTSLARISANTFRGPENGFVTPRSRGRSAMYSMARTSYARSPSSSTQKASGSNHGRDTALTPYSAFGHERTMALKRRSSVLDDDLGTGGSLRRTRLKANLISQRDKKELGYTANQQLDSSSQKLLLTNGYEGNGDIMHDSAPRLGYGVVPTKSSQTATRILQHLETPTPKERHSGSSKSATKLTLDMLHGKALKSLEKVESPKLPSYPHDSHDDRQKSDVQSRHVLDKSQQLSSKGKEKVDENGTTQEFPIPPRNKLTSVNGDSPSPYTLQDNAPPIVRITDLPPKLPLEPPQTKCSFQMSAPEDSYEMDDEVYVNGHVSSSLVDHNKPETSSTANKPIIEIPVVQEGSKSSALVKNDTPVLSEVAKSPSMVENNKPVVPELAKIPEQTKLKNDEDNESSPKTDVGFNHDSASEQGFGFKMSTSSPITTTGQTSLFSQSTLQKETVASVKDSSFSSSSTITENSSPFVFSVNAPTEFKPNSNSDTKALDSTSVLTSVPKNDHVEDLSKKDQNGNDQKPAFIFGNTSSTPDFPAPTSTGSFLFSSSTKDSSTPNATPISSPPAFPSFSLSPPSNVTATSTSTPTVTSASTPAVASASTPPVTFTNTTSTTTGASSILSTSVPAPVFGFGSITAPSTTSGAETAKTNITNNMPNSITTSSTFSTSFATTTTTTGTSLSGFSSPAPASTAASNQSQGSFFNLANGSQSNTHTQTSTPVTKAVSFQFGSGSIVTPSSTSGNTTLFGSSAPVFGSSSSFGVSSVAASSETKSVSGSTNSLFGSTWQVPQSSGFGSTFSSSASTPTFSFGASSTPATSATASPVVFASTGASNGFFATVGATNSSFTTPSQSQPIFGNSTPVFGSATVSPNKNDQMSMEDTMAEDSMQSPAASPFGQTPAASPFGQSPAASPFGQSPAANPFGQTPAASPFGQPPAAAPGFMFGSATPTPTQPAAPYQFGGQPNQVPPQNPFQSSSAEFNGGGSFSLGSGGDKAGRRIVRVKKQNRRK